The Bdellovibrio sp. NC01 genome includes the window AGCTATGTCAAATTTTTGGATCCGTTAGAGATCAATTCGGACTTCTGGAAAACAGCACCGTTTTCTAGCGAACACATTCTGGTGTATAAAGATGGCGGGCACTTGAACCAGTACGGTTCGGATCTATGGGGAAAATTATCTTCAGCGAAAGTCCAACATATCTTCAAAGAGCTTTCGAAGATCAAAAGCAACAACGAATCTATCAACTAGTTTCTAGAATAAAAAAAAGCCCTGAGTTCATCAGGGCTTTTTTATTATTAAAAACTAGCAGCCGTATCTTTGATCCAAGTCAGATAACTTAAAATATTTGTATAGACGATATCTTTGTTACAGCCCAAACCGCTGCGGCTTGTGGCGCCGAAGAGTTGGTATTGATCGCCCACTTTAAGGTAAGCGGGACCACCTGAATCACCCGAACAAGCCGCGTGACCGTGAGCCTCATCCAAAATCACTTCCGAATCGTTTGCGATGTCAGTGATCTGAACTTGAGTCGCCTTCAAAACCGCAGGACCATCAAGTTCTTCTTTGATACAACGTTTCGCTTTTTTCGCGTCTTGGGAATCACAGAACACTTCATGCTGATCGATCAACTTTTGCAGGCCCGGAGTTTTTGGACTGACCGGAACAACTTTGTCAGAACTGACGCCGTAACCAGCAAGCATCGCCGTTGCACCCACTTTGATCAGACTTGCATCTTGAAGCAGAGTGGCCGGAACATAACCCGCAGGAGTTGTGCCTTCATATTTCATTAAGCCGATGTCGTTACCTGGCTGAGAAGGTTGAACTTCTGTCGTCCATTTCTCATGAGCTTTTAACGCAGTGACACGTCTTACCTGAGGAGAAGTCGGGAAGTCTTTCCCTGAATTCAGCAAAGTTTCCATATCAGGAGCGAAAACGATGAACACGCCATCCGCTTTTTCACCGATACAGTGGGCCGCTGTCACAACCAGGTTGTTAGGAAGTAAGGAACCCGTACACGTAAAGCCTTCGTTATCATCGTAGATACCAACGATGCTTTTCGAAACCGGAGAAGATGCTGGAACCAGAACTCCGCCAATAATACCGCTGGTGTGAGTGTTATCGTTTTCGATGTTTTGTTTTGAAGAGCCGCAACCCATAAGAAGTGCGGTAGCTAGTACGATGGAGATTCCTGAAATTTTCAACTCTGTGCCCTCGATTTTTAAAAAGTGAAGGTCCTTTTATAGAAAAAATCCGGCAATTCAAGAAAAATTATCAAAAGTTAATACATTTTTTTGGCCTGGAAACGGTGACCACAACTCTTGATTTACATTAAGGCTTACTTGAGGAATAAAGGAGCCCAGCGTTCATTCCCCAATTTGATAGGATAATAAATGAAAAACAAAAAATGGTTCGCCGTTAAAACTTTATATGTAACTCGTGCAGTAGGACGTTCTAAAGCGAAGGCAGCATTCGCTGAATTGTTAGAAGAGCGCGTAGTTCTTTTCCAAGCGGCGACTCCGGTAGCGGCAGTTAAAATGGCTGAAAAAGACGCTAAAGAGTACAGCAAGTACACGTACAAAAACTTCGACGATCAAGCTGTTCAAACTGAGTACCTAAATGCTTGTGACGTTTTCGAACTTTACGAAACTCTTGAAAGCGGCGTCGAGCTATTTGCTTCGACAGAAGTTTTGACTAAAAAGGTTTCAAAAAACGATTTGATCGCACGTCGTATGGGCAAAATGGAAACGAACGGCACTATTAAATTGCGCAAGAAATTCTTGAGCAAAGAATTGGGCGCGTTCCTTTAGTCTTTTAAATGCAAAGATCGCGGGCAGTCATTTCGAATGATCGGCCCGCGTTTACTAGAACGAATTAGAATTTGCAGCCCTGAACGATTTCATTTTTTTCGATCAATGAGCAACGGAACTTCTCGCGGATGATGATGCCGTTCTTATAGACCTCGAGTGTCTTTTTATAGCCGGAAATAAAATCATAGTCTCCGCAGGCCGAGCCACCTGGGCGTTTGCCACTATCGCTCAATTGATAGATCACAGCGCCGCCACTTTCAATGCGCGTGCTGCCGTCAAGATGCGCGACAGGTGTGAAATAAGAGACCGAATTGATTTGGATCGAAGAGTCTCCATAAGGAGAAAGCTCAATTGAACAAGCCGTTCCCGATTCATGTTGTGTATCTGTGCCGTTGTAAGTGGAAACGAAGGTCCCTTGTTTGCCCATCAGTTTAGAGATCTCTACTGGCACCTTTGCAAAAGCAGAGCTGCAAATGACTGACAACGAAACGACTAAAAAAGCATTCTTCATAAATTCTCCATTGTTAATGTTTTGATCGTTCACAAAGTTTTGGCCTGCAGCTGTGTCTGATGCGATAAGCATTCCTCTTCGAAATGGACTTAAATTTTTTAGGAAGCTGTGGCTATTGTCTAAGCCACGCTGGACTGACAACATTTGTCTCACGCCATGGATGGCGCGTGTTTGCACAAATGCATTCGCACCTGGTCTTGTTTGTCGCGCTTGAAGCGAAAGATAATTGCAGTAGTAGTGGATTACTCAACAAGGGAGTCTGTCATGAAATTCGTTTTTAAAAACTCACTGCTAAAAGCGATGATTTTAAGTTTAGTAGGCTCTTCGTTTTTAGGTCCTGCTGTATATGCGACGCAAAGAAGTAAGGTTCGTCAGGAGTCTCGCGATACCAGACAGACGGGACGGGATGACGCGCGAACTGCTAAGCAAGAATGTCGCTCTGCTGATGATAAAAGCAATGCGGCTTGCCGCCGGGATAAGCGCCAATCAAAGGGTGAAAACCGTGAAGAGGCTCGCGATATAAAGTATTAATTTCGAGCGCGAGTGGAATAGTCACATTGGGCTGTACCAAATATGGGTAATGCGGTAAGCATTGGCCAATGAACCAGCCCTTTTCTCGAAAACGCAAAACCATCAATCCTTGCCCGACGTGTTTCTTACATCGTCAGCGTTGCATTTGTGATTCAATTCCCAAGCTGGATTTAAAGACGCGTTTGAGTTTAATTATTCATGCAAAAGAAATGAAGCGTACGACGAATACGGGGCGCTTGGCTTTGCAGGCGCTAACGAATTCGCAAATGATTGTCCGCGGCAGTACGACGGAACGAGTGGATTTAAGTTCATTATTAGATCCAAACTATGAAACGTATGTCCTGTTTCCCTCGGATGACGCCCTAAATTTGGAAGATCTTCAGCCGCAAAAGCCGGTTCAGCTGATTGTCAGTGATGGTAATTGGCGCCAAGCTAGCAAACTCAATACTCGCCATCCAGAGCTTGGCCATTTGCCACGCGTGAAGATTGGTGCTGCCAATACGGCAAAGTATCATCTCCGTAAAGAACATTTCAGTGAAGGACTATCGACCCTCGAGGCTATTGCTTTGGCCTTTCGAATCGTTGAAGGGGAGGCTGTCGGTGATAGTTTATTGGCGTTGTATCACAAAAAACTGACGGCGACGCTTGAAGGCCGTGGCGTAAATTTAGAAAAATAGTTAAGCTTAGTGCAGAATAAAGGAACCACCATGAAGCTCGCCGATATCGTTAGCGTTATTGCAAAAGAACTTGGGACATCTGACATCAAAGAAATTAATAAGCTTTTAAAAGCAGAGCCTGCTGTGAAGTTTCGCATCACAAGTAAAGCATTGGCGCACTTTGGCTTTACCGGTCACATTAAAAGTATTTCTGAAGAAGGCATCAAAGTCTTCATGGCCAATAAAGTATCCTTAATTCGTTTGGCAGAGATTGAAACTTTCGAAAAAGCCAAGCCCCGCGAAGAGCGCCCGGTCAGAACCGGGAAACCGGCAGAGAAAGTCGTTTCAACAAAGCCTGCTTTAAAAAACAAAAAAGCCGCCGCAAAACTTGAAGACGATATCGATGATGAGGACGACGACGAAGCCGAAGGATTCGATGACGACGACGTCGAAGAAAACTTCCGCGCTAAAAAGAAGAACAAAGCAAAAAGCGTCGGCAAAAGCGGCAGTAAATTTATTCCTAAGAAATAGGAGTTTGTTACTCTTTGGATTTGTTGCCACCGTTAAACATATCAGAAATCAAGCCACTATCGCCGCGAACTTCAGCGGCGATGACTCCAGCAATATGTGCCACGATAAATGCATAAAAGAACCAAGCCGCCGCTTCATGAAGCTCTTGCAGACCATCTTCTAACGTTTCTGAAAGTTTCAGTGCGTCTTCAAAGTAAAGAGTGATGCCCGATAGCACCATGTACAGGAGCACAATGTAAAACAAGGCATACGCCGTTTTGACAAGGGTGTAGTGGCTTGCTTTAAACTTTGATGGTCCCGTCAAAGTAGGGATTTCTTTGACTCCCGTTAAGATTTGATTTTTTAAGCTGGTATTTTTATTTCTAACAGCAACACAAATCCGCCATAGAAGAAGAAAGCTTAATACAAATCCCAGATAATAATGCCAATCCCACATTTGATCGCGAAGTGATTTTGCGATGGTGTTTGCGACATTTGCATCTAAGACGTGGTTGGATTTTTCTTGGATGATCTGGCTGTTCGCCCGCCAACTTAGAAATGTTTTTCTAAGTACAACAGTTGCGACCAAGCCGAAAATCGTAAGTGCGTTCAGCCAATGCCATAAGCGCAAGCTTAACGGTTGATATTGTTTAAAGCTGTACTTCATGAGCACTCCAAGGACGATTGAGTTTCACTCATAATATATCAACTTTAGTTGCCTGAAAATATGATCTAAATCATGTCCAAAGAAAAAGTCGAATTGTCCGTTGGCTAACGTGGTTCTTAACCACCCAAGCGGCCCCAGAATCTATTGTAATGGCAGTCGGTGTAAGTCGCACCAGAGCCCATCGTGTAGTAAATGGACATGGTTTCGCCGACGTTCATGTAAGTAGAAATGGTTCCTTGAATCGTTTGCCACGTACTGGCTGTCGGTTTCTGCGTAATAATACCGTCGTAAAGAGCATTGTTTTTAAAGAACTCATATCTGAATTCGCCGGTTGCGGCGTTGTTTAACAGAGTGTTGAAACCAAATGTGTAAACGCCTGCAACGGGAGCGGTGAATACTCCAGTTGCGGCATTGTAGCCATTGCCGATGTTGCTTATCACAGTTTCCCAAATCATAATGGCCGGAGCATTAACCACGGAACTGCAGAGCTTGGCTTCAAAGAAAGTTTGGCCAGGAGTCAGAACGTTGCCATCACCGCGAACATTCAATCTTGTGTTGCCATTAGCACGAACATTTAAAACATTGGTCGCTGGATCTGTCGACGCCGTATAAATTTGTACGCCGTGCGCATTAGCTGATGTTCCCGAGTTAAAGAGGTTCGCAACGTATCCAGCGGCTGTCGCTTGCCAGCTCATACCACCAGGGCCAATTCCGTTACCAGCAATCGCACCGATTGTTCCGCCATCACCTAAATTGGTACTCGTATTACCGAACATACCCGCAGGGTTGTTTGTGTTAACACCAACTGCACCCGTTGTCGCTAACACAAGCTGATTGCTATTCGTGGCAGACTGAAGTTCAAGATTTTTTGGTGTGGTTCCAGTGGAAATAATTCGATAGCCAGATGCCGCATAGCCATTATCGATGGCTAAATAGGAACCGCTTAGATTGGTGTCAGTGATTCTGAACAGTGGTGTGCTACCTGCATTTTGATTCGCACCATTGATATGCAATCCCGCCGTAGGAGACGCCGTACCTACACCCACAGAGCCCCCGGCAGAATTGATAATGACGTTACCTGGTGTCACATTGCTAGTTCCCGCCAACGTCAGAGTATTACTTCCGGCTGTACCACCATAAAGAGTTTGTCCACCAGCACGCCCCGCAAGCAAAGCATACTGAGTAAAATTATCTCCAGAGATCGCGGCAAAAGAAGGCACACCGGAGCCATTCGTTAACAACACCGAATTGTTCGCCGTCGCAAGTCCACCGACAACGTTATTCGCAGAAGAATACAAAAGCTGATTCGCCGTCGTCGTAGCAGGATAACTTGCAGTAGAAAAGACAGGTCCCGTCGCACTATATTGCAGAATCGAACCGTTGACTGTTCCCGGCACCGAAGTCAAAGCTGTGCCAGCAGAGTTCGATGCAATCACACTGTAGTTTGCAAAACTATTTGTATTGGTACCACCACTCGCAACA containing:
- a CDS encoding tRNA-uridine aminocarboxypropyltransferase, whose translation is MNQPFSRKRKTINPCPTCFLHRQRCICDSIPKLDLKTRLSLIIHAKEMKRTTNTGRLALQALTNSQMIVRGSTTERVDLSSLLDPNYETYVLFPSDDALNLEDLQPQKPVQLIVSDGNWRQASKLNTRHPELGHLPRVKIGAANTAKYHLRKEHFSEGLSTLEAIALAFRIVEGEAVGDSLLALYHKKLTATLEGRGVNLEK
- a CDS encoding trypsin-like serine protease; translation: MKISGISIVLATALLMGCGSSKQNIENDNTHTSGIIGGVLVPASSPVSKSIVGIYDDNEGFTCTGSLLPNNLVVTAAHCIGEKADGVFIVFAPDMETLLNSGKDFPTSPQVRRVTALKAHEKWTTEVQPSQPGNDIGLMKYEGTTPAGYVPATLLQDASLIKVGATAMLAGYGVSSDKVVPVSPKTPGLQKLIDQHEVFCDSQDAKKAKRCIKEELDGPAVLKATQVQITDIANDSEVILDEAHGHAACSGDSGGPAYLKVGDQYQLFGATSRSGLGCNKDIVYTNILSYLTWIKDTAASF
- a CDS encoding DUF4288 domain-containing protein, with protein sequence MKNKKWFAVKTLYVTRAVGRSKAKAAFAELLEERVVLFQAATPVAAVKMAEKDAKEYSKYTYKNFDDQAVQTEYLNACDVFELYETLESGVELFASTEVLTKKVSKNDLIARRMGKMETNGTIKLRKKFLSKELGAFL
- a CDS encoding cytochrome b/b6 domain-containing protein, yielding MKYSFKQYQPLSLRLWHWLNALTIFGLVATVVLRKTFLSWRANSQIIQEKSNHVLDANVANTIAKSLRDQMWDWHYYLGFVLSFLLLWRICVAVRNKNTSLKNQILTGVKEIPTLTGPSKFKASHYTLVKTAYALFYIVLLYMVLSGITLYFEDALKLSETLEDGLQELHEAAAWFFYAFIVAHIAGVIAAEVRGDSGLISDMFNGGNKSKE